The Sorangiineae bacterium MSr11367 genome window below encodes:
- a CDS encoding ester cyclase, whose translation MKNVKASARVASILLTVGTAACATTAPAGSAPATSGEASEALEAKQLALFDDLDFNVYTNQKWGELGRTHSKDIVVHWPDGHTTTGIEKHIEDLKGMFVWAPDTRIQEHPVKIAKKDWTAVIGVMEGTFTKPMPIGDGKMIPPTGKAFKIQMVTVGHWWPDGLMHEEYLFWDNQEFMKEIGLGK comes from the coding sequence ATGAAGAACGTCAAGGCAAGTGCACGTGTTGCGTCCATCCTGCTGACGGTTGGCACCGCGGCCTGCGCCACGACCGCACCCGCGGGTTCAGCACCGGCCACCTCGGGCGAAGCGAGCGAGGCGCTCGAGGCCAAGCAGCTCGCCCTCTTCGACGATCTCGACTTCAACGTCTACACGAACCAAAAGTGGGGAGAGCTCGGTCGCACGCATTCGAAAGACATCGTGGTGCATTGGCCCGACGGACACACGACGACGGGCATCGAGAAACACATCGAGGACTTGAAAGGCATGTTCGTCTGGGCCCCGGACACGCGCATTCAAGAGCACCCGGTCAAGATCGCGAAGAAGGATTGGACGGCCGTGATCGGCGTGATGGAAGGCACGTTCACGAAGCCCATGCCGATCGGTGACGGCAAAATGATTCCGCCGACGGGCAAGGCGTTCAAGATTCAGATGGTGACCGTCGGGCATTGGTGGCCGGACGGTCTCATGCACGAGGAGTATCTCTTCTGGGACAATCAGGAGTTCATGAAGGAGATCGGGCTGGGCAAATAA
- a CDS encoding isocyanide synthase family protein: MDLRKDQERQTGARATSRRVARGDGERGASIDALIARDPLLRLHCAISHPSEWQVYPWHPFHPEGTRSVSLSALAADGGLRARVFARHVAHRGDALAHFVAYFVRPLVKSVRIALERHHVALLRHHDETRVAFELSADFRATGRIVLRDFDARAPATPHETAETLHTLRDCLAKLVAAFRHAQSPSSPADNVEGAVFAAVAEELRFVPPEIARALPNELVHAPPIEQEAILREVLRRVETRARERVADPTRLPPAVVIDVDLCGFMPRDRTLAAVRQVGGPQPGAPHGIRALLEPEGLTVLPVHHELGWRHFVAAHGLDEAYPGVDWAELRVRFERAYHRPWENLRTDRVTPGLARFVRDILHAGGEVVFNSGRRHRVRCHTEYVLTRAGLPSTPLLTMPDDRVRPVADLKVENMRCLPPLDVVAIFDDLADNRTALAHTYPTAMGVAVRIPGFAGESTGTSVPTVATFEMRPRVQVPARGEVPAPLAAQSIGKLAIAELYAPPWAAEHAVCLTTEQSRGIIGHLVARAEEDSERAARAALSRARASVPGADQTERDVFALHQVLTRGQFFKGRRSHYPLETAALDVGPYVAARAPLRVVMLGFPIKHGDSGLKAFGPLPDFAEMAALVRLRELVGTLRRVYEPGVELTVLMDSGHFRPHPADVTNRYHQKLRDYRDVVGMDGMTFRDIDEFAEQRLAPGTRARREERIREEEERLREVLDGLAIERDPLGALRAAAARHSGTSTLSFDELFRSLIHSIPMPPPPSGMQLVAWSKALYANVYHPDDPDASDDVRAGRGTLLLTAWRHTVRYMAAVRVNRTMPEYGEPVTPRVRLAAVPRLHCCGYSSLGGSTLLPWHGTGAIDPRGYVSTEFAIALLDQGFVPVYSPLLGNEQPWMMVPATATRVPRRGARAELDPAFVRTIRMRRT, encoded by the coding sequence ATGGACCTACGAAAAGACCAGGAGCGCCAAACTGGCGCGCGGGCCACGTCACGCCGTGTCGCGCGGGGTGACGGCGAGCGAGGGGCATCCATCGACGCGCTCATCGCGCGTGACCCGTTGCTGCGCTTGCATTGTGCAATATCACATCCCAGCGAATGGCAAGTGTATCCATGGCATCCGTTCCACCCGGAGGGCACACGGAGCGTTTCGCTGAGTGCGCTGGCGGCGGACGGTGGACTGCGCGCGCGCGTGTTCGCGCGACACGTTGCTCATCGAGGGGATGCGCTGGCGCATTTCGTCGCGTACTTCGTGCGACCTTTGGTCAAGTCGGTGCGCATTGCCTTGGAGCGCCATCATGTCGCGCTTCTGCGGCATCACGACGAGACACGCGTCGCCTTCGAGTTGTCGGCCGACTTCCGCGCGACGGGAAGAATCGTGCTTCGAGACTTCGATGCGCGCGCACCGGCCACCCCGCACGAGACCGCCGAGACCTTGCACACGTTGCGAGACTGTCTGGCCAAGTTGGTCGCGGCGTTTCGTCATGCGCAGAGCCCCTCCAGCCCGGCGGACAACGTCGAAGGTGCCGTGTTCGCGGCCGTGGCCGAGGAGTTGCGGTTCGTGCCCCCCGAGATCGCCCGAGCCTTGCCCAACGAGCTCGTGCATGCACCGCCCATCGAGCAGGAAGCGATCTTGCGCGAGGTTTTGCGGCGGGTCGAGACGCGTGCGCGTGAACGGGTCGCCGACCCTACCCGTCTGCCGCCCGCCGTGGTGATCGATGTCGACCTCTGCGGGTTCATGCCGCGCGACCGGACGCTGGCAGCCGTGCGGCAGGTCGGTGGGCCGCAACCCGGTGCGCCGCATGGCATTCGCGCGCTGCTGGAGCCCGAGGGGTTGACGGTGCTGCCCGTGCATCACGAGCTCGGGTGGCGTCACTTCGTGGCGGCCCATGGCCTCGACGAGGCGTACCCCGGCGTCGATTGGGCGGAATTGCGTGTGCGGTTCGAGCGTGCGTATCACCGACCTTGGGAGAATTTACGGACCGATCGCGTCACGCCGGGGCTCGCACGTTTCGTGCGGGACATTCTTCACGCCGGAGGCGAAGTCGTCTTCAACTCCGGTCGTCGCCATCGCGTGCGATGCCACACCGAGTACGTGCTCACCCGTGCCGGTCTCCCATCGACCCCGCTGCTCACCATGCCCGATGATCGCGTTCGCCCCGTGGCCGACCTCAAAGTCGAGAACATGCGATGCCTTCCGCCGCTGGACGTCGTCGCCATCTTCGACGACCTGGCCGACAACCGAACCGCGTTGGCGCACACCTATCCGACGGCGATGGGTGTGGCCGTCCGGATCCCTGGGTTTGCCGGCGAATCCACGGGCACCTCGGTGCCGACGGTCGCAACGTTCGAAATGCGGCCGCGCGTTCAGGTGCCAGCACGCGGAGAGGTGCCGGCGCCGCTGGCCGCGCAGTCGATTGGCAAACTCGCGATTGCGGAGCTGTACGCGCCGCCGTGGGCCGCAGAGCACGCGGTGTGTCTGACGACGGAACAATCGCGCGGCATCATCGGACACCTGGTCGCACGGGCGGAGGAAGATTCCGAGCGAGCCGCTCGAGCGGCCCTGTCCCGCGCCCGCGCCTCGGTGCCCGGTGCGGACCAAACGGAGCGCGACGTGTTCGCCCTTCATCAGGTCCTCACGCGCGGACAGTTCTTCAAAGGACGGCGCTCCCATTACCCCTTGGAGACCGCCGCGCTCGACGTCGGCCCCTACGTCGCGGCCCGCGCACCGTTGCGCGTGGTCATGCTGGGATTTCCCATCAAGCATGGCGACAGTGGACTCAAGGCATTCGGCCCGCTCCCTGATTTCGCGGAGATGGCCGCGCTGGTTCGTCTGCGCGAATTGGTGGGGACCCTTCGAAGGGTTTACGAGCCCGGGGTCGAGTTGACCGTGCTCATGGATTCCGGACATTTCCGTCCGCATCCCGCGGACGTCACGAATAGGTACCACCAGAAGCTTCGCGACTACCGCGACGTCGTCGGTATGGATGGCATGACGTTTCGTGACATCGACGAATTCGCCGAACAGCGGCTTGCACCGGGCACGCGCGCACGGCGGGAAGAACGGATCCGTGAGGAGGAAGAGCGCCTGCGCGAGGTGTTGGATGGACTCGCCATCGAACGGGATCCGTTGGGGGCACTTCGTGCGGCGGCCGCACGCCATAGCGGCACATCGACGCTTTCGTTCGACGAGCTTTTTCGTTCACTGATTCACTCGATTCCGATGCCACCGCCTCCGTCCGGTATGCAGCTGGTCGCCTGGTCCAAAGCGCTTTACGCGAACGTGTACCACCCCGACGATCCCGATGCTTCGGACGACGTGCGCGCCGGCCGCGGGACGTTGTTGCTCACGGCATGGCGACACACCGTGCGGTACATGGCCGCCGTTCGCGTCAATCGGACGATGCCGGAATACGGCGAGCCCGTGACACCGCGCGTTCGGCTGGCCGCCGTCCCCAGGCTGCATTGCTGCGGATATTCGTCCCTGGGTGGCTCGACGCTGCTCCCTTGGCACGGAACCGGGGCCATCGATCCGCGTGGCTACGTATCAACGGAGTTCGCGATTGCGCTGCTCGATCAAGGGTTCGTGCCCGTGTACTCGCCCCTCCTGGGCAACGAGCAGCCCTGGATGATGGTCCCGGCCACCGCAACGCGTGTTCCCCGTCGCGGTGCGCGCGCGGAGTTGGATCCCGCGTTCGTTCGTACCATTCGCATGCGAAGGACGTGA
- a CDS encoding branched-chain amino acid ABC transporter permease — MSRRHIRGFILFVLAVVLPFVLSDYRVFQVTLVMVSAIALLGLNLLTGYSGQISLGHGAFYGIGAYTTAILIHKLGMPYGLAIPCAAGVCAILGFLFGLPALRLEGVYLALATFALGVVLPQILKYRGIEHWTGGVQGITLVKPEAPFGLPLAADQWLYFLCLAVATGAFACARNLVRGPTGRAIIAIRDRQVAASAAGIDASMYKSITFGISAMYAGIAGALAALTVQFVGPDSFSIFLSIGLLVGIVVGGIATISGAIYGALFIQFVPNMADEVSKAAPWAIYGIVLIGCALVMPRGIAGLIERLTARAFQFSRPHRAIPPQEEP; from the coding sequence ATGAGCCGCCGACACATTCGGGGATTCATCCTATTCGTGCTCGCGGTCGTTCTTCCCTTCGTGTTGAGCGATTACCGGGTCTTTCAGGTCACCCTCGTGATGGTCTCGGCGATCGCGCTCCTCGGTCTCAACCTGCTCACCGGGTACAGCGGTCAAATCTCGCTCGGCCATGGCGCATTCTATGGAATCGGCGCCTACACGACGGCCATTCTCATCCACAAGCTCGGCATGCCCTACGGGCTCGCCATCCCGTGCGCGGCCGGCGTTTGCGCGATCCTCGGTTTTCTCTTCGGCTTGCCCGCCCTGCGCCTCGAGGGCGTATACCTTGCCCTAGCGACATTTGCCCTTGGGGTCGTGCTCCCGCAGATTCTCAAATACCGAGGAATCGAGCATTGGACTGGCGGTGTACAAGGGATCACCCTGGTCAAACCGGAAGCCCCCTTCGGCCTCCCGCTCGCGGCCGATCAGTGGCTGTATTTCCTGTGCCTCGCCGTGGCGACCGGCGCGTTCGCGTGCGCGCGAAACCTCGTGCGCGGGCCCACCGGGCGCGCCATCATCGCCATCCGCGATCGCCAAGTCGCCGCGTCCGCGGCGGGCATCGACGCGTCGATGTACAAGTCGATCACCTTTGGGATCAGCGCCATGTATGCCGGCATTGCCGGAGCGCTGGCCGCGCTCACCGTGCAGTTCGTGGGGCCGGACAGCTTCTCCATCTTTCTATCCATCGGCTTGTTGGTCGGAATCGTCGTCGGGGGAATCGCCACCATTTCCGGCGCCATCTACGGCGCGCTGTTCATTCAATTCGTGCCGAACATGGCCGATGAAGTCTCGAAGGCGGCGCCGTGGGCCATTTACGGCATCGTCCTCATCGGCTGTGCGCTCGTCATGCCCCGCGGCATCGCCGGCCTGATCGAACGCCTCACTGCGCGCGCGTTTCAATTCTCACGTCCCCATCGGGCCATACCACCTCAGGAGGAACCGTGA
- a CDS encoding branched-chain amino acid ABC transporter permease has protein sequence MEALLHQVLGGLANGGIYASLALALVMIYQATHLVNFAQGEMAMCSTYLASAMIQAGLPYWVAFIATVALSFVMGALIQRVILRRAERAPVLSVVIIFIGLLLTLNSLAGWVFTYTIRTFPSPFPAEPLFGNPYIGTHDVGAIGTTLVVLLLLYGFFRFTSLGLALRAVAENPESSRLVGIRVGSMLALGWGLAAGIGAVAGMMIAPVVFLDPNMMSGVMLYAFAAALLGGIDNPTGAVFGGFAVGVLENVIGSYVVGTELKLTVALVLILGVLVVRPTGLFGKTLVTRV, from the coding sequence ATGGAAGCGCTCTTGCACCAAGTTCTGGGGGGCCTGGCCAATGGCGGCATTTACGCCAGCCTCGCGCTCGCCCTGGTCATGATTTACCAGGCGACCCACCTGGTGAACTTTGCACAGGGCGAAATGGCGATGTGCTCGACGTACCTCGCCTCCGCGATGATTCAAGCAGGATTGCCCTACTGGGTCGCCTTCATCGCCACGGTCGCGTTGTCGTTCGTCATGGGAGCGCTCATCCAGCGCGTCATTTTGCGCCGGGCCGAGCGGGCGCCGGTACTCTCGGTGGTGATCATCTTCATTGGGCTGTTGCTGACCCTCAACAGCCTCGCGGGTTGGGTTTTTACCTACACGATTCGAACGTTCCCAAGCCCCTTTCCGGCGGAGCCCCTCTTCGGCAATCCGTACATCGGCACGCACGATGTCGGCGCCATCGGCACGACCTTGGTCGTGCTTCTGCTCCTCTACGGATTCTTTCGCTTTACGTCCCTCGGCCTCGCGCTGCGGGCGGTGGCCGAGAATCCCGAATCGAGTCGGCTGGTGGGCATTCGCGTCGGCTCGATGCTCGCCCTCGGGTGGGGGCTCGCGGCCGGGATTGGCGCGGTGGCGGGGATGATGATTGCCCCCGTCGTGTTTCTCGACCCCAACATGATGTCCGGCGTCATGCTTTATGCCTTTGCCGCCGCATTGCTGGGGGGCATCGACAATCCGACGGGCGCGGTGTTCGGCGGATTTGCGGTCGGCGTTCTGGAAAATGTCATTGGCAGTTACGTCGTTGGAACGGAGCTCAAACTAACGGTCGCCCTCGTTCTGATCCTCGGAGTTCTGGTCGTCCGCCCCACCGGCCTATTCGGCAAAACCTTGGTGACGAGGGTCTAA
- a CDS encoding ABC transporter ATP-binding protein yields the protein MALDGVGFDVPEGQIVGIIGPNGAGKTTLFNCISRLYPVHGGDILLDGVSLLSQPQHRIAGLGIARTFQNVALFDTLSVAENIALGAHRRLGRGFLADALRFPSAVRAQRALAAEAARWLDMLGLENVAHRRVSDLPFGTRKRVELARALACKPRLLMLDEPVAGLNHAEVEELTALVRSLKERLGLTVLLVEHHMHVVMSLSDIVVALDFGRRIAAGTPEQVQRDPEVIRAYLGDQRSGPPRDLERKAAS from the coding sequence ATGGCGCTCGATGGTGTGGGCTTCGATGTGCCCGAAGGCCAGATCGTCGGCATCATCGGGCCGAATGGCGCGGGCAAGACGACGTTGTTCAATTGTATTAGTCGCCTCTATCCCGTTCACGGCGGGGACATCTTGCTGGACGGTGTCTCGCTGCTTTCGCAACCGCAGCACCGAATCGCCGGCCTCGGAATCGCGCGAACCTTCCAGAACGTGGCGCTCTTCGACACGCTGAGCGTTGCGGAGAACATCGCGCTCGGGGCGCATCGCCGGCTCGGGCGCGGCTTCCTCGCCGATGCCCTTCGGTTTCCATCGGCCGTGCGCGCCCAACGCGCGCTCGCGGCCGAGGCGGCGCGATGGCTCGATATGCTGGGCCTCGAGAATGTGGCCCATCGCCGGGTGAGCGATCTGCCATTCGGTACGCGAAAGCGCGTCGAGCTGGCGCGTGCGCTGGCATGCAAGCCGCGATTGCTCATGCTGGACGAGCCCGTGGCGGGCCTCAATCATGCCGAGGTCGAGGAGCTGACGGCGCTCGTCCGTTCGCTCAAGGAACGGCTCGGACTGACCGTGCTGCTGGTCGAGCATCACATGCACGTCGTCATGAGCCTCTCCGATATCGTCGTGGCGCTCGACTTCGGGCGACGCATCGCCGCCGGGACGCCGGAGCAGGTGCAGCGCGATCCCGAGGTCATTCGCGCGTACCTCGGGGATCAGCGCAGCGGTCCGCCGCGCGACCTTGAACGGAAGGCGGCGTCATGA
- a CDS encoding ABC transporter ATP-binding protein produces the protein MSLLAVRGLNAGYGQGRVLHGIDLEVSLGGVTAVLGANGAGKTTLLRALCGMIARDGEIRFEGARIDRMRAEDIARLGMAHVPEGRGTFTSLTTEENLRLGGYTRRDKAEVGRDLERVYRYFPRLQERRTQQAGTLSGGEQQMLALGRALMLRPKLMLLDEPSFGLAPRIVQEMYGILRQINGEERVSVLVVEQNAALALDFADHVCLFETGRVVMTGPPDTLHGDESLRRAYLGY, from the coding sequence ATGAGCCTCCTCGCGGTGCGCGGCTTGAATGCCGGCTACGGACAAGGCCGCGTGCTCCACGGCATCGACCTCGAGGTCTCCTTGGGTGGCGTCACCGCGGTGCTTGGCGCGAACGGGGCGGGGAAGACCACGTTGCTCCGCGCCTTGTGCGGCATGATCGCACGCGACGGCGAGATCCGTTTCGAGGGGGCGCGCATCGATCGCATGCGCGCCGAGGACATCGCGCGCCTCGGCATGGCCCACGTGCCCGAAGGTCGGGGGACGTTCACGAGCCTCACCACGGAGGAGAATCTCCGCCTTGGCGGCTACACCCGCCGCGACAAGGCGGAGGTGGGGCGCGATCTGGAACGCGTGTACCGCTATTTCCCGCGCCTCCAGGAGCGACGCACGCAGCAAGCGGGCACGCTCTCGGGCGGCGAGCAGCAGATGCTCGCACTCGGGCGCGCGCTCATGCTGCGCCCGAAGCTCATGCTCCTCGACGAGCCCTCCTTCGGCCTGGCGCCGCGGATCGTGCAGGAGATGTACGGCATTCTGCGGCAGATCAACGGCGAGGAACGGGTGAGCGTCCTCGTCGTGGAGCAAAATGCCGCCCTCGCGCTCGACTTCGCCGATCATGTTTGCCTCTTCGAGACCGGGCGCGTCGTGATGACGGGCCCGCCCGACACGCTGCACGGCGACGAATCGCTTCGCCGCGCCTACTTGGGATATTGA
- a CDS encoding MFS transporter gives MHGISFNSFLHLPGLLRDRGATEFEIGLIFGIGAVAGIVVKPLVGREIDRTGPRSVILASGALAALGCCGYVALARSATPVPWICFLRAVQGASMASLFTALYAHTAEIVPASRRIEGLGIFGISGTLSIGLGGILGDVLLRGGDYQVLFIAAAVASSLGFALSIPLRVAHQARVDTKGQFTVAVLQRDMLPLWFAGVLLASMVATYSTFLKTYVQSTGAGSVGLFFSVYSAGNIAVRMAFGKVPERVGPKRVLYPALGCIALGFLVLASTSSTWGVALSGLLYGIGQGYAFPIFIGLVVGRAKSDQRGSALAVFTSFFDAGTLVGSPLFGFMVRATGYSAMFVSAGLVLVAGTVLFARWERAALRPSMAAKRALS, from the coding sequence ATGCACGGAATTTCGTTCAATTCCTTTTTGCATTTACCGGGATTGTTGCGCGACCGCGGTGCCACCGAGTTCGAGATCGGTCTGATCTTCGGAATCGGTGCCGTCGCGGGCATCGTGGTCAAGCCCCTCGTCGGGCGAGAGATCGATCGGACGGGGCCGCGCTCGGTCATTCTGGCATCGGGTGCGTTGGCGGCACTCGGCTGCTGCGGCTACGTGGCGCTCGCGCGGAGCGCGACACCGGTTCCGTGGATATGCTTCTTGCGCGCCGTTCAAGGTGCATCGATGGCCTCCCTCTTCACCGCCTTGTATGCCCATACGGCCGAGATTGTACCGGCGTCGCGACGCATCGAGGGGCTCGGCATTTTCGGGATATCGGGCACTCTATCCATCGGTCTCGGCGGCATACTCGGTGATGTGTTGCTGCGTGGCGGCGATTATCAGGTGCTCTTCATCGCCGCCGCCGTCGCATCGAGCCTCGGATTCGCCCTTTCCATACCGCTGCGTGTGGCGCACCAGGCCCGTGTGGACACGAAAGGCCAATTCACCGTGGCCGTGCTCCAACGAGACATGCTGCCCCTGTGGTTCGCCGGGGTGCTGCTGGCATCGATGGTGGCAACGTATTCGACGTTTTTGAAGACGTACGTCCAGAGCACGGGGGCCGGATCGGTGGGGCTTTTCTTTTCGGTGTACAGCGCAGGCAACATCGCCGTGCGAATGGCGTTCGGAAAAGTGCCCGAACGCGTCGGTCCCAAGCGGGTACTGTATCCTGCACTAGGGTGCATCGCGCTCGGCTTCCTCGTGCTCGCGAGCACCTCCAGCACATGGGGCGTCGCGCTATCGGGATTGCTCTACGGAATCGGGCAAGGTTATGCGTTTCCCATTTTCATTGGGTTGGTCGTCGGACGCGCCAAAAGCGATCAACGTGGTTCGGCACTTGCCGTGTTCACGTCGTTCTTCGATGCCGGCACATTGGTGGGAAGTCCGCTGTTCGGCTTCATGGTTCGGGCGACGGGCTATTCTGCGATGTTCGTCTCCGCGGGTCTCGTGTTGGTCGCGGGCACGGTGCTGTTCGCACGGTGGGAGCGGGCGGCGCTGCGCCCGTCCATGGCTGCGAAAAGGGCACTCTCGTAA
- a CDS encoding LysR family transcriptional regulator, which yields MGTIDFNLLPLFVAVAEASSFSRAAVKLNVRKSSVSRGIAALEGAMNVRLFHRTTRQVSLTTAGAALLERASAPLASLQRSVLDLPELQESVSGRLRITAPIDFGSTVLAAIVARFSALHVGLEIDLRLTNAVVDLVAEGVDIAFRIARRPLKDSTLTAQKIGPVNLQLFASPGYFARKGKPRSPDDLAKHAWVTFRDAERLKLVGPSGTATVDGRGPIRCDDMFFMREVLRQGAGIGLLPTFVAGPDVTAGELVYALPQWTVPQGQLWCLCPSARHLPRKVTAFREFVVECLRGRPL from the coding sequence ATGGGAACAATCGATTTCAACCTCCTCCCGCTCTTCGTAGCCGTCGCGGAGGCATCGAGCTTCTCCCGCGCCGCCGTGAAGTTGAACGTCCGGAAGTCGTCCGTTAGCCGCGGCATTGCGGCACTCGAAGGCGCGATGAACGTTCGGCTCTTCCATCGGACCACCCGACAGGTGTCACTGACGACGGCAGGTGCAGCGCTGCTGGAGCGGGCCTCGGCGCCGCTCGCATCGCTTCAGCGATCGGTCTTGGACCTTCCCGAGCTCCAAGAATCGGTGTCGGGACGACTCCGCATCACCGCTCCGATCGACTTCGGCTCCACGGTACTCGCCGCGATCGTGGCCCGCTTCTCGGCGCTGCACGTCGGCCTGGAGATCGATCTCCGGCTCACCAATGCGGTCGTCGACTTGGTTGCCGAAGGGGTCGACATCGCGTTCCGCATCGCGCGCCGGCCGCTCAAGGACTCGACGCTGACCGCGCAGAAGATCGGGCCGGTCAATCTGCAACTATTTGCATCTCCGGGCTACTTCGCGCGCAAAGGAAAGCCACGATCGCCCGACGACCTCGCCAAGCATGCGTGGGTCACCTTCCGTGACGCCGAGCGGTTGAAACTCGTCGGGCCAAGCGGCACCGCCACGGTCGACGGCCGCGGCCCGATCCGGTGCGATGACATGTTCTTCATGCGCGAAGTCCTCCGGCAAGGTGCGGGCATCGGATTGCTTCCCACCTTCGTCGCGGGACCGGATGTGACCGCCGGAGAGTTGGTCTATGCGCTCCCACAGTGGACCGTGCCGCAAGGACAACTCTGGTGCCTGTGTCCGAGCGCGCGCCACCTTCCCCGCAAGGTGACCGCCTTCCGCGAGTTCGTCGTGGAGTGCCTTCGCGGCCGACCCCTGTAG
- a CDS encoding thioredoxin family protein — MIAFSSTACPACERMKPRLAEAIKACHGEADVTRVNIDDDAGEALAATYDISLLPTYVNVDASGSEVSRLTGVQSEERLERSIEEVRAVQCASIEKKTDEKTL; from the coding sequence ATGATCGCGTTTTCCAGCACGGCGTGTCCGGCGTGCGAGCGGATGAAGCCGCGACTCGCGGAAGCGATCAAGGCGTGTCACGGAGAGGCGGACGTCACCCGCGTCAATATCGACGATGACGCAGGCGAAGCGCTCGCCGCGACGTACGACATCTCGCTGCTTCCCACGTACGTGAATGTCGACGCTTCGGGCAGCGAGGTCTCGCGCCTCACCGGTGTGCAGTCCGAAGAGCGTCTCGAGCGCAGCATCGAAGAGGTGCGCGCGGTGCAGTGCGCGTCCATCGAGAAGAAGACCGACGAAAAGACGCTGTAG
- a CDS encoding PIG-L family deacetylase gives MAIVFSPHLDDAVLSAATRLMRGSAQVVNVFAGAPPPRVEMMAWERLTRAHSSAERHRERLAEDREAMTLLSCCAVYLDLPEKEHRERDIGDLCDRLRPFVASAREIWVPAAIGGHPDHVATRDAVLAAHAGGDGEVVFYADLPYAVRYGWPSWAIRTAAPRFLAPDAWLNGELTRRGLDPALLTPSVVTLDGDLRARKERAVRAYRTQLAALGLGPDQRDNWKTFLGHELAWRM, from the coding sequence ATGGCCATCGTCTTTTCTCCGCATCTCGACGACGCCGTGTTGTCCGCCGCCACGCGATTGATGCGCGGGTCCGCGCAGGTGGTGAACGTGTTCGCCGGCGCGCCGCCACCGCGGGTCGAGATGATGGCGTGGGAGCGACTCACGCGAGCGCATTCTTCGGCCGAGCGGCATCGGGAACGGTTGGCCGAGGATCGGGAGGCGATGACACTCCTGAGTTGTTGCGCCGTGTACCTCGATCTGCCGGAAAAAGAGCATCGCGAGCGCGATATCGGCGATTTGTGTGACCGCTTGCGTCCTTTCGTCGCGAGCGCGCGCGAAATTTGGGTGCCCGCCGCCATCGGGGGGCATCCGGATCATGTCGCCACGCGGGATGCCGTACTCGCGGCGCACGCAGGTGGCGATGGAGAGGTGGTGTTCTATGCGGATCTTCCGTACGCCGTGCGGTATGGGTGGCCATCCTGGGCTATCCGGACCGCTGCACCACGGTTCCTCGCCCCCGATGCCTGGCTGAATGGTGAGCTCACGAGGCGGGGACTCGACCCTGCGCTCCTCACGCCCTCCGTCGTGACGCTCGACGGAGACCTACGTGCCAGAAAGGAGCGCGCCGTTCGAGCCTACCGCACGCAACTTGCCGCGTTGGGCCTTGGCCCAGACCAGCGGGACAACTGGAAAACCTTTTTAGGACACGAATTGGCCTGGCGCATGTAG